In Drosophila teissieri strain GT53w chromosome 2R, Prin_Dtei_1.1, whole genome shotgun sequence, the following proteins share a genomic window:
- the LOC122612324 gene encoding helicase domino isoform X2 — MNEGNSAGGGHEGLSPAPPAVPDRVTPHSTETSVAPAKSTSTTVPAGAGSVGAALPATRHHQHIATQVKGIASSSKQQKQLASAQLPVPLSPLPQQQQQTAEATAAAAPAHSNVSTSVSSSTIEASVSPPQAKRQRVDNNEDRTSASSIVGTAESSNIVSSLLPASVASSSEVGGLSSTALQDLNALKKRILQQKLQILRNLKERHLENVSEYFYLQNGGSMMDYTAWRKKTPTPQFISYSNANRIDQLIHEDKPSTSAAAAAAAQNQKFTTQQTDSVESSLVSGISTGANKAVPLDGNISNSTVKTNTQSQVPSKIGSFTDLSPATTDSNSSSTVPGAATSGAATSTSAASVEASGNVLAVEAEIKIPAVGATPVAISTKLPAAVVQLTQQGGTPLLPCNSTAGSTALRRPQGQNNATSGSAAASGGGGGLTPTPLYTGNGPAALGGSGGLTPGTPTSGSLLSPALGGGSGTPNSAAQEFSFKAKQEVYVMQRISELQREGLWTERRLPKLQEPSRPKAHWDYLLEEMVWLAADFAQERKWKKNAAKKCAKMVQKYFQDKATAAQRAEKAQELQLKRVASFIAREVKSFWSNVEKLVEYKHQTKIEEKRKQALDQHLSFIVDQTEKFSQQLAEGMNKSVADTPSLNSSRLTSPKRESDDDFRPESGSEDDEETIAKAEEDAADVKEEVTALAKESEMDFDDFLNDLPPGYLENRDKLMKEEQSSAIKTETPDDSDDSEFEAKEASDDDENTISKQEEAEQEIDHKKEIDELEADNDLSVEQLLAKYKSERVSDQPPSPKRRKLAPRDPELDSDDDSTAVDSTDESEDGATEDEEDVSTVKTDTDMEEQDEPEDGLKSLLADADATGGAAGSGGTAGASGNKDDMLNDAAALAESLQPKGNTLSSTNVVTPVPFLLKHSLREYQHIGLDWLVTMNERKLNGILADEMGLGKTIQTIALLAHLACAKGNWGPHLIVVPSSVMLNWEMEFKKWCPGFKILTYYGSQKERKLKRVGWTKPNAFHVCITSYKLVVQDQQSFRRKKWKYLILDEAQNIKNFKSQRWQLLLNFSTERRLLLTGTPLQNDLMELWSLMHFLMPYVFSSHREFKEWFSNPMTGMIEGNMEYNETLITRLHKVIRPFLLRRLKKEVEKQMPKKYEHVIMCRLSSRQRYLYEDFMSRAKTRETLQTGNLLSVINVLMQLRKVCNHPNMFEARPTTSPFQMDGITFHTPRLVCDIMEYDPFTQINLETINLLLLHLEQTMTAYVSHKSRLLAPPRKLIEDIDTAPLPAPRCPNGKYRFHIRVRSAELAQRIKLNAVRVGASPAMRLEGSKIVPMRNLLPSGRVLKRVSASINPVNMALKPVVINSVVTTTSSTAASSPTGALSVLSNSKLLGARSQINAPTPAKVAKTMQDGKPFFYLTPATNSGAAGARLTLTSKTTASASTTTSRTTVTASTTSAQQLIREPIVKDLATHVKSTAQKQSIANGKTEPEEETEAEDPYKVQELIQMRKEQRLAALKRMAMINRRRTDATPIYGEDCRGAIQRCMQATRSLKRSTWQTRGYANCCTAMSHRNGWSLNHLLKSFEERCADLKPLFANYVIYVPSVCAPRIRRYVQNLSSTHWQYEREIENTVEQALRPKLALLHPITSAMTTQFPDPRLIQYDCGKLQTMDRLLRQLKVNGHRVLIFTQMTKMLDVLESFLNYHGHIYLRLDGSTRVEQRQILMERFNGDKRIFCFILSTRSGGVGINLTGADTVIFYDSDWNPTMDAQAQDRCHRIGQTRDVHIYRLVSERTIEVNILKKANQKRMLTDMAIEGGNFTTTYFKSSTIKDLFTMEQSEQDESSQEKSEDKDKIVATTTLSETPSTVVESEKQSLRAFEHALAAAEDEQDVQATKTAKAEVAADLAEFDENIPIATDDPNAEGGAQVELSKADLEMQNLVKQLSPIERYAMRFVEATGAAWTAEQLRAAEAELEAQKREWEANRLAAMHKEEELLKQETEAEEMLTYSRKDSSNQVWISRNTMEQMPMWCPPTPPQDNDNDIYIDYSLSFMYELEPIAEMDLPPVYVRKEHKRSRTDAGYDGSRRPNKMRREDNYVPPRSLFDRPTPQLARLRRELKSQRFRGSFKPNMPIPGLKPQLPTKPLTEPEAMAEWCVFEDMAILHVLVNLQGLPCSLMLLSPGQTPNWDLVSEMVNFCSKTYRSARQCRWRYETHIQPREEGKVVESPKKQKKLKPTLRTEYLKSPLRYLRTTQLYVSDNNASFYKTMRSRFDSIKTAYLKKAPPPKRQFSAPSLMNPKHMEVLQEFGIQNYDQPVPPQNIAAMKANKIREKQRGQQMSQPSVGVVQQVQQQSQQQQPAPPPPPQQQQPQQVVQQVQQQQQQQQQVVQQQLPTVSTVQQTLPVQQTVELVQQQPSTTTTVAVPAAGGQLQQLQIQHLTSSNVSPGQQTAILLHQPQQQLRTHPGQGGQSNTQQLVKTIVGASSSLTAGQLQQLAQQSAAASGGQSSVSVVLTTPVQSLPAVVQPQIGSGAQIVSISSQTLPVNSSPQLGSIVQTQSLPQVVSVSTLPTVGTVLTTTANQQQQQHQTTAVTTLNTAMLRGQRIVSTAAGNTLQQRTTAGGQSIVSMPNLGQGVSPAQFQTQLRLAAVPTSPATQTTQLVTTKGIPVSALQQGGKTTVIPGTQQSGGAHIQLYRQRSLKVLQTTTQAVPGGSAGGSGTTANLVQAGGTIIQASNMGTHVTSQKVAVSGMPGTSTTVQAGNVVSSVQMHGQARTQFIKQMAAGKQQLQRQVVSADGTTTTTGAGDMLLVKRHNILAAQKAQQASGALFTTTTGQQQQQQQQGQLPVAGQPQQVTQHQIASLVKASTAAAASGSSVSAGGVTVSATNPTVQAGSVNMTLPQLKPGSQIKVTMPNQMRHLQMQQQLTMPRKISRMTQLVSASGQPTATNIVTTTGPQQQQQGVTVSGGGTLPTVASQQQQQQHQQKVGGGSSVQAQLLHIQNTKALPNSVTVQQIQQVMRSGQQGTLATTNLVLGKTSVGRVIPVSVASQANQRQTIQVVSAASAQALAAGNLRTHVAGPSIASALKVAASGAGGQTTQQTLIAALQHNQRQNASPVRLQTTAGGNLLAVVQQQQQQQHTSIAGPTAGPAEVMTITQTTTTLPTVGSLQQQQQQQQQGGISQPTTQQP, encoded by the exons ATGAATGAAGGTAATTCAGCAGGAGGGGGGCATGAAGGGCTCAGCCCGGCCCCTCCTGCTGTGCCAGACCGCGTAACTCCACATTCAACGGAAACTTCAGTTGCCCCAGCCAAATCCACGAGCACAACAGtaccagcaggagcaggatcagtAGGAGCAGCCTTGCCGGCCACCCGCCATCACCAACATATAGCGACCCAAGTCAAGGGaatcgccagcagcagcaaacaacAGAAGCAACTGGCCAGTGCGCAGCTGCCTGTGCCGCTGTCGCCCttgccgcaacaacaacagcaaacggcagaggcaacggcagcagcagcacccgCCCACTCCAACGTATCAACCTCCGTTTCCTCCAGCACAATAGAAGCCTCTGTTTCGCCGCCGCAGGCCAAGCGTCAGCGTGTGGACAACAACGAGGACAGGACGAGCGCCTCAAGCATTGTTGGAACAGCGGAGAGCAGCAACATTGTAAGCTCCCTGCTACCAGCGTCGGTGGCCTCCAGCAGCGAGGTCGGGGGGCTTTCTTCCACGGCCCTGCAGGACTTGAATGCCCTCAAGAAGCGCATACTCCAGCAGAAATTGCAGATCTTGCGTAATCTTAAAGAAAG GCATCTTGAAAATGTGTCCGAATACTTTTACCTACAAAACGGCGGCAGTATGATGGACTACACCGCGTGGCGCAAGAAGACACCAACCCCGCAGTTCATCAGCTACAGCAATGCGAATCGCATAGATCAGCTGATACACGAAGATAAGCCGagcacatcagcagcagcagcagctgcggcaCAGAATCAGAAATTTACCACCCAACAGACCGACTCTGTGGAGTCCTCATTGGTCAGTGGCATCAGTACTGGTGCAAACAAAGCAGTGCCATTGGATGGCAATATCAGCAATAGTACTGTGAAAACG AATACGCAATCTCAAGTTCCAAGCAAGATTGGCAGCTTCACAGACTTAAGTCCCGCAACAACAGACAGCAACTCAAGTAGCACTGTTCCCGGAGCAGCTACAAGTGGCGCCGCAACTAGCACATCTGCCGCATCGGTCGAGGCTAGTGGTAATGTCCTGGCAGTGGAAGCGGAAATCAAAATCCCAGCAGTTGGAGCCACACCAGTGGCCATTTCGACAAAGCTACCCGCTGCCGTCGTCCAGCTAACGCAACAAG GTGGCACCCCGTTGTTGCCCTGCAACTCAACCGCCGGGTCCACGGCGTTGCGTCGCCCTCAAGGTCAGAACAATGCCACAAGTGGATCCGCCGCGGCAtctggaggtggaggaggccTCACACCCACACCGCTCTACACGGGCAATGGTCCGGCAGCTCTGGGCGGCAGCGGAGGACTCACGCCTGGCACTCCAACTTCTGGCAGTCTGCTCAGCCCAGCTTTGGGCGGTGGCTCCGGAACGCCCAACAGTGCGGCGCAGGAGTTTTCTTTTAAGGCCAAGCAGGAGGTGTACGTGATGCAACGTATATCGGAATTACAGAGAGAGGGATTATGGACTGAGCGGCGCCTGCCCAAGCTGCAGGAGCCCAGCCGCCCCAAGGCGCATTGGGACTATCTCCTCGAGGAGATGGTCTGGCTGGCGGCTGATTTTGCACAGGAACGCAAGTGGAAGAAAAACGCCGCCAAGAAGTGTGCCAAAATGGTGCAGAAGTATTTCCAGGATAAGGCCACCGCTGCCCAGCGGGCGGAAAAGGCACAAGAGCTGCAGCTAAAGCGTGTAGCTTCCTTTATTGCACGCGAGGTGAAGAGCTTTTGGTCGAATGTTGAGAAGCTGGTCGAGTACAAGCACCAAACCAAGATTGAGGAAAAACGCAAGCAAGCTTTAGACCAACATCTCAGCTTTATTGTAGACCAGACAGAGAAGTTCTCGCAGCAATTGGCCGAAGGAATGAACAAGAGTGTGGCGGATACGCCCAGTCTTAATTCTAGCCGCCTAACATCGCCGAAACGGGAGTCCGATG ATGACTTCCGGCCTGAGTCTGGTTCCGAAGATGACGAGGAGACTATCGCCAAGGCCGAAGAAGATGCAGCCGATGTGAAAGAGGAGGTGACGGCGCTAGCGAAAGAATCTGAGATGGACTTCGATGACTTTCTTAATGATCTACCACCTGGCTATCTTGAAAATCGTGATAAGCTTATGAAAGAGGAGCAGAGCTCTGCGATAAAGACCGAAACGCCTGATGACAGCGATGATAGTGAGTTCGAGGCGAAGGAAGCCAGCGATGATGACGAAAATACAATCAGCAAACAAGAAGAAGCCGAGCAGGAGATAGACCACAAAAAGGAGATCGACGAACTGGAAGCGGACAATGATCTTTCAGTAGAGCAGTTGTTAGCGAAATACAAGTCGGAAAGAGTCAGTGACCAGCCGCCTAGTCCTAAGCGACGAAAGCTAGCACCTCGTGATCCTGAGCTGGACTCTGATGATGATTCGACTGCTGTTGATTCCACCGACGAAAGCGAAGATGGGGCCACTGAGGATGAAGAAGATGTTTCTACAGTTAAAACCGATACGGATATGGAGGAACAAGATGAGCCAGAGGACGGTCTTAAGAGTCTTCTGGCGGACGCTGACGCAACAGGTGGAGCTGCTGGCAGCGGAGGCACCGCTGGAGCAAGCGGCAACAAGGATGATATGCTAAACGACGCTGCCGCCTTGGCCGAGAGCCTCCAGCCTAAGGGTAATACCTTGTCCTCAACCAATGTGGTTACACCAGTGCCCTTTCTGCTAAAACACTCCCTGCGTGAGTACCAGCATATCGGTCTCGATTGGCTGGTCACAATGAATGAGCGCAAGCTAAACGGCATTTTGGCCGACGAGATGGGTCTGGGCAAGACCATCCAAACCATTGCGCTATTGGCCCACCTTGCCTGCGCAAAGGGCAACTGGGGACCTCATCTCATTGTGGTGCCTTCGTCTGTGATGCTGAATTGGGAAATGGAGTTCAAGAAGTGGTGTCCCGGCTTCAAAATACTCACCTACTACGGATCGCAGAAGGAGCGCAAGCTGAAACGCGTAGGCTGGACCAAGCCCAATGCGTTCCATGTGTGTATCACGTCCTATAAGCTGGTGGTGCAGGATCAACAGAGCTTCCGCCGCAAAAAGTGGAAGTACCTTATCCTGGATGAAGCGCAAAACATAAAGAACTTCAAGTCCCAGCGCTGGCAGCTGCTACTTAACTTTTCCACAGAGAG ACGACTGCTATTAACTGGAACCCCACTGCAGAACGATCTGATGGAGCTTTGGTCTCTGATGCACTTTCTAATGCCATATGTGTTCTCATCGCACCGCGAGTTTAAGGAATGGTTCTCGAACCCAATGACTGGCATGATTGAGGGCAACATGGAGTACAACGAGACTTTGATTACGCGATTGCACAAG GTGATACGTCCGTTCTTACTTCGACGCCTCAAGAAGGAGGTGGAAAAACAGATGCCAAAGAAGTACGAGCATGTGATAATGTGTCGCCTATCGAGTCGCCAACGCTATCTTTATGAGGACTTCATGAGTCGTGCCAA AACTCGTGAGACCCTGCAAACTGGCAACTTGTTGAGCGTAATTAACGTTCTGATGCAGTTGCGAAAGGTGTGCAATCATCCGAACATGTTTGAAGCGCGTCCTACGACCTCGCCATTTCAAATGGATGGAATTACATTCCACACTCCGCGACTCGTCTGCGATATTATGGAGTACGATCCGTTCACG CAAATAAATCTAGAGACCATAAACCTCTTGCTGTTGCATTTGGAGCAAACTATGACCGCCTACGTCTCGCACAAGTCCCGCCTGCTCGCCCCGCCTCGCAAGCTTATCGAGGATATCGATACAGCTCCATTACCAGCTCCCCGTTGTCCTAATGGCAAATACCGCTTTCACATCCGAGTACGTAGCGCGGAACTGGCGCAGCGCATCAAATTGAATGCAGTGAGGGTAGGAGCCAGTCCAGCCATGCGGTTGGAGGGCTCAAAGATTGTGCCAATGCGCAATTTGCTACCAAGTGGAAGAGTCCTAAAAAGGGTCAGTGCTTCGATTAATCCTGTGAATATGGCTTTGAAACCAGTGGTGATCAATAGCGTAGTGACAACAACATCATCGACCGCAGCATCTTCTCCTACGGGGGCTCTAAGCGTGCTGAGCAACTCCAAGTTGCTGGGGGCACGTTCACAAATAAATGCGCCAACGCCCGCTAAAGTGGCAAAAACGATGCAAGACGGAAAGCCATTTTTCTACCTCACACCGGCGACAAAttcaggagcagcaggagcccGCCTAACACTGACGAGTAAAACCACAGCGTCGGCGTCCACGACGACTTCCAGAACAACAGTTACTGCATCAACTACTTCTGCCCAGCAACTAATAAGGGAACCCATTGTCAAAGATTTGGCCACTCATGTAAAAAGCACAGcacaaaagcaaagcattgCCAATGGAAAGACGGAGCCCGAGGAAGAAACTGAAGCGGAGGATCCTTACAAAGTGCAGGAGCTGATTCAGATGCGCAAGGAACAGCGATTGGCAGCGCTAAAACGTATGGCAATGATAAATCGTCGCCGCACGGATGCCACTCCCATATACGGCGAAGATTGTCGCGGAGCTATACAGCGCTGCATGCAGGCAACACGATCTCTCAAGCGATCAACCTGGCAGACTCGTGGATACGCCAACTGCTGCACTGCCATGTCGCATCGGAATGGTTGGTCCCTAAACCACTTGCTGAAGAGCTTCGAGGAAAGATGTGCTGATCTAAAGCCATTGTTTGCAAATTATGTGATATACGTTCCTTCTGTATGTGCTCCCCGAATCCGTCGTTATGTGCAGAATCTCTCATCGACACACTGGCAGTACGAACGTGAGATAGAAAACACTGTAGAGCAGGCCTTACGGCCTAAGCTGGCGTTGCTGCATCCAATCACTTCGGCAATGACCACTCAGTTCCCAGATCCGCGTCTCATTCAATACGACTGTGGCAAGTTGCAGACCATGGATCGTTTGCTGCGTCAGCTAAAGGTAAACGGGCATCGTGTACTGATATTCACTCAGATGACGAAGATGTTGGATGTTTTGGAATCTTTCCTCAACTACCATGGTCATATTTATCTACGTTTGGATGGCTCTACGCGGGTGGAACAACGTCAGATCCTGATGGAGCGGTTTAATGGAGATAAACGAATCTTCTGCTTTATCCTCTCCACGCGGTCAGGTGGAGTGGGCATCAATTTGACGGGTGCCGATACTGTGATCTTTTACGACTCAGACTGGAACCCCACAATGGATGCGCAGGCCCAAGATCGATGCCATCGAATTGGTCAAACGCGAGATGTGCACATCTACCGGCTTGTCTCCGAGAGAACCATAGAGGTTAACATACTCAAGAAGGCAAACCAAAAGCGAATGCTCACCGACATGGCCATCGAGGGTGGCAACTTCACAACTACATACTTCAAGAGTTCCACCATCAAGGATCTCTTTACAATGGAGCAGAGCGAGCAGGACGAGTCGAGCCAAGAGAAGTCGGAGGATAAGGATAAAATTGTTGCTACGACAACGCTTTCGGAAACGCCATCGACGGTTGTGGAGTCGGAGAAACAGTCACTGCGTGCCTTCGAACACGCGTTGGCTGCCGCCGAGGACGAGCAGGATGTGCAGGCCACGAAAACGGCTAAAGCTGAGGTGGCTGCGGATCTGGCCGAGTTTGACGAGAACATTCCTATTGCAACAGATGATCCAAATGCGGAAGGAGGCGCTCAAGTGGAACTCAGCAAGGCCGATCTGGAGATGCAGAACTTGGTTAAACAG CTCTCACCCATAGAGCGCTATGCCATGCGCTTTGTGGAAGCAACTGGAGCGGCATGGACGGCGGAACAATTGCGAGCCGCGGAAGCAGAACTGGAGGCCCAGAAACGCGAGTGGGAGGCCAATCGGTTGGCGGCCATGcacaaggaggaggagctgttAAAGcaggaaacggaagcggagGAGATGCTTACCTACAGTCGCAAGGATTCGAGTAATCAG GTCTGGATATCGCGCAACACCATGGAGCAGATGCCG ATGTGGTGTCCGCCCACTCCGCCGCaagacaacgacaacgatATCTATATCGACTATTCGCTGTCGTTCATGTATGAGCTGGAACCCATTGCGGAGATGGATCTGCCCCCAGTTTACGTACGCAAGGAGCACAAGCGCTCGCGCACGGATGCTGGGTACGATGGTAGCAGACGGCCCAATAAGATGCGCCGGGAGGATAACTACGTGCCTCCCAGATCGCTTTTCGATCGCCCAACGCCACAGCTGGCGCGTCTACGTCGTGAGCTGAAGAGCCAGCGTTTCCGCGGAAGTTTCAAGCCAAATATGCCGATACCAGGCTTGAAACCTCAACTTCCAACGAAACCTCTTACCGAACCGGAGGCCATGGCTGAGTGGTGCGTCTTCGAGGATATGGCCATACTGCACGTCCTGGTAAACCTGCAAGGATTACCTTGCAGCCTGATGCTGCTCTCACCGGGCCAAACGCCCAACTGGGACCTCGTCTCAGAGATGGTCAACTTCTGCTCGAAGACCTACCGTTCGGCGAGGCAGTGTCGCTGGAGGTACGAGACGCACATTCAGCCGCGTGAGGAAGGCAAGGTGGTGGAGAGTccgaagaagcagaagaagctTAAGCCCACTCTGCGCACTGAGTACCTGAAGAGTCCGCTGCGATATTTGCGAACTACCCAGCTGTATGTCAGCGATAACAACGCCTCGTTTTACAAGACGATGCGATCCCGCTTCGACAGCATTAAGACTGCTTATCTAAAGAAGGCACCGCCGCCGAAACGCCAGTTTAGTGCTCCCAGTCTGATGAATCCCAAGCACATGGAAGTGCTGCAGGAGTTTGGCATCCAAAATTACGATCAACCGGTGCCGCCGCAGAACATTGCGGCCATGAAGGCAAATAAGATTCGTGAGAAGCAGCGGGGGCAGCAGATGTCCCAGCCTTCGGTTGGAGTAGTtcagcaagtgcagcagcagtctcagcagcaacagcctgcaccacctccaccgccgcagcaacagcagccgcaacaagtGGTCCAGCaggtccaacaacaacagcaacagcaacagcaggttGTGCAGCAACAACTTCCCACTGTTTCAACCGTCCAACAGACTCTGCCCGTGCAGCAAACCGTGGAACtcgtgcagcagcagcccagTACCACGACAACAGTGGCTGTGCCCGCCGCTGGTGGTcagttgcagcagctgcagatccAGCACTTGACCAGTTCCAATGTCTCGCCCGGTCAACAGACTGCCATTCTGCTCcaccaaccgcagcagcaaTTGCGTACGCACCCCGGCCAGGGTGGACAATCTAATACTCAACAGTTGGTCAAGACTATTGTTGGTGCCTCCTCCAGTTTGACTGCGGGCCAATTGCAACAATTGGCTCAACAGTCTGCAGCTGCTTCTGGTGGCCAGTCCAGCGTGAGTGTGGTCCTGACCACTCCAGTACAGTCACTTCCGGCAGTGGTGCAACCCCAGATAGGCTCTGGTGCCCAGATCGTGTCCATCTCGTCACAGACTTTGCCCGTTAACAGCTCTCCCCAGTTGGGCAGCATTGTGCAGACCCAATCCCTGCCGCAGGTGGTTTCCGTTAGCACTCTGCCCACCGTGGGCACCGTACTGACCACCACTGCcaatcagcaacaacaacagcatcagACCACGGCTGTAACCACTCTAAACACGGCCATGTTGCGTGGTCAGCGGATTGTGTCGACAGCTGCAGGAAACACCCTTCAACAGCGAACGACAGCCGGTGGTCAGTCTATTGTGTCGATGCCGAACTTGGGACAAGGCGTTAGTCCAGCACAATTCCAGACGCAGCTCCGTTTGGCGGCTGTTCCTACTTCTCCAGCCACTCAGACCACACAGCTGGTGACCACAAAGGGAATCCCGGTTAGCGCATTACAGCAGGGAGGCAAAACGACGGTGATTCCCGGGACTCAGCAATCTGGGGGAGCACACATACAGCTCTACCGCCAGCGCAGCTTGAAGGTGCTGCAGACAACGACACAAGCGGTGCCCGGCGGATCAGCTGGCGGCTCTGGAACTACCGCTAATCTGGTGCAAGCTGGCGGCACCATAATCCAAGCTAGCAACATGGGCACGCACGTGACAAGCCAAAAAGTAGCCGTGTCGGGCATGCCGGGTACCTCCACTACAGTGCAGGCGGGCAACGTGGTGAGCAGCGTGCAAATGCACGGACAGGCCAGGACGCAGTTCATCAAGCAGATGGCGGCCGGAAAGCAGCAGCTACAGCGCCAAGTGGTGTCCGCTGACGGAACAACCACCACTACCGGAGCTGGGGATATGTTACTGGTTAAGCGTCATAATATTCTTGCCGCCCAAAAGGCGCAGCAGGCCTCTGGAGCTCTCTTTACCACCACCActgggcagcagcaacaacagcagcagcaaggtcAACTACCAGTGGCCGGGCAACCGCAGCAGGTAACTCAGCACCAGATCGCGTCACTAGTAAAAGCTTCCACTGCAGCGGCGGCAAGCGGAAGTAGTGTAAGTGCAGGCGGAGTCACTGTATCGGCTACTAACCCGACTGTTCAGGCGGGAAGCGTAAATATGACACTGCCCCAGCTCAAACCTGGCAGCCAGATCAAGGTTACTATGCCCAATCAGATGCGCCAtttgcaaatgcaacagcagctgaCGATGCCACGTAAGATCAGCCGGATGACACAGCTGGTCAGCGCCAGTGGCCAGCCCACGGCCACCAATATAGTAACGACAACTGGgccccagcaacagcagcagggcGTCACAGTGTCTGGCGGTGGTACCTTGCCCACAGTTGcttcgcagcagcaacagcagcagcatcaacagaaGGTTGGAGGAGGCAGCAGTGTACAGGCGCAATTGCTGCACATTCAAAACACAAAGGCACTGCCGAATTCGGTCACCGTGCAGCAGATTCAACAAGTGATGCGTAGTGGCCAGCAGGGTACGTTAGCCACCACCAATCTGGTGTTGGGTAAGACGAGCGTGGGACGGGTGATTCCCGTGTCGGTGGCTTCACAGGCCAACCAGCGTCAAACCATTCAG GTTGTTTCAGCTGCCTCAGCTCAAGCTTTGGCCGCGGGAAATCTGCGCACGCATGTTGCTGGGCCGAGCATTGCCAGTGCTCTAAAGGTGGCCGCCTCTGGTGCAGGAGGCCAGACCACGCAGCAGACGTTGATAGCTGCACTGCAGCATAATCAGCGGCAGAACGCCAGTCCTGTTCGGCTGCAGACGACGGCAGGAGGCAATCTTCTAGCCgttgtgcagcagcaacaacagcagcagcacacaaGTATTGCAGGACCAACTGCTGGACCGGCGGAGGTGATGACCATCACTCAGACGACCACCACGTTGCCTACGGTCGGCAgtttgcagcagcaacagcagcagcaacaacagggcGGCATATCGCAGCCCACAACGCAACAG CCATGA